From one Bombyx mori chromosome 5, ASM3026992v2 genomic stretch:
- the LOC101738757 gene encoding solute carrier family 12 member 6 isoform X2 produces MASEKEKMAAAETKSPSNKSNCASPGKKGDPDEHGLPTDKNKGCDTNLYLYHEEIEDRPRAATFLSSLADYANTIPTASAADPDAPKPAPPARMGTLIGVYLPCIQNIFGVILFIRLTWVVGTAGAIQGFLIVLTCCCTTMLTAISMSAIATNGVVPAGGSYFMIGRSLGPECGGAVGMLFYTGTTLAAAMYIVGAVEIVLTYMAPWISIFGDFTKDPEAMYNNFRVYGTGLLLIMGMVVFVGVKFVNKFATVALACVILSITAVYAGIFVNFYGNDSLQMCVLGRRLLKDIHISNCTKDPKGELHAMFCPDKICDPYYEAHNISIVQGIKGLASGVFFDNLQDSFIQEGQYIAYGKEPDDIEQMERPTHNQIYADITTTFTILIGIFFPSVTGIMAGSNRSGDLADAQKSIPIGTICAILTTSTVYLSCVLLFAGTVDNLLLRDKFGQSIGGKLVVANMAWPNQWVILIGSFLSTLGAGLQSLTGAPRLLQAIAKDEIIPFLAPFAVSSKRGEPTRALLLTMAICQCGILLGNVDILAPLLSMFFLMCYGFVNLACALQTLLKTPNWRPRFKYYHWSLSLAGLTLCISIMFMTSWFYALIAIGMAGLIYKYIEYRGAEKEWGDGLRGLALSAARYSLLRLEEGPPHTKNWRPQVLVLAKLNPDLMPTYRKMLAFANQLKAGKGLTVCVSVLGGEFPKRAGEASTARQNLRKCMDDEKVKGFVDVLVSPNVPDGLSHLVQTTGLGGLKPNTVIVGWPYGWRRAEEPEPRHRGFLHTVRAVASARMALLVPKGINFYPDSTEKVSGNIDIWWIVHDGGMLMLLPFLLKQHRTWKNCKMRIFTVAQMEDNSIQMKKDLKMFLYQLRIEAEVEVVEMTDSDISAYTYERTLMMEQRNQMLRELRLNKRETMGMMQNYVDSNENAEEKLPLVQAIVDHHHADVKTASKVRFAEPNAPPAYSEAPSPPLADNEEKERDDKSQCEGANSPPPEDKHNDATANGDAVNAMPTMSDITPDEGTVRRMHTAVKLNEVIVARSHDSQLVILNLPGPPRDTSVERESNYMEFLEVLTEGLEKVLMVRGGGREVITIYS; encoded by the exons GAAGAGATCGAGGACCGACCTAGAGCAGCCACGTTCCTCAGCTCGCTAGCGGACTATGCGAATACAATCCCCACGGCATCCGCCGCAGACCCAGATGCCCCCAAGCCAGCCCCACCAGCCCGCATGGGCACGCTCATCGGCGTGTACCTGCCTTGCATCCAGAATATCTTCGGTGTGATCTTATTCATCCGGCTCACCTGGGTTGTCGGCACCGCTGGCGCTATACAAGGATTCCTCATTGTTCTAACCTGCTGCTGTACG ACGATGTTAACCGCAATATCAATGTCTGCCATCGCAACGAACGGCGTGGTGCCGGCGGGGGGATCGTATTTCATGATCGGTCGGTCCCTGGGGCCGGAGTGCGGCGGGGCGGTCGGCATGCTGTTCTACACGGGTACAACCCTAGCGGCCGCTATGTACATCGTTGGAGCTGTCGAAATCGTACTG ACTTACATGGCACCGTGGATATCAATTTTCGGCGATTTCACTAAGGACCCAGAAGCAATGTACAACAATTTCCGCGTCTACGGAACCGGTTTGCTCCTCATTATGGGGATGGTTGTTTTCGTTGGAGTAAAGTTCGTCAACAAATTCGCTACTGTCGCTCTGGCCTGCGTCATCCTCTCCATCACCGCGGTATATGCCGGAATATTCGTCAACTTCTATGGAAACGATAGCTTACA AATGTGTGTACTCGGACGCCGCTTGCTCAAGGATATTCATATTAGCAATTGCACAAAGGACCCAAAAGGCGAACTGCATGCAATGTTCTGTCCCGATAAAATCTGTGACCCCTACTACGAAGCCCACAACATAAGCATTGTGCAAGGAATTAAG GGTCTCGCAAGTGGGGTTTTCTTCGATAACCTCCAGGACTCGTTCATTCAAGAAGGTCAATACATCGCATACGGCAAGGAACCTGACGACATTGAACAGATGGAGAGACCTACCCACAATCAAATTTACGCGGACATCACTACGACTTTCACAATTTTGATAGGCATATTCTTCCCTTCGGTGACCG GCATAATGGCTGGTTCAAATCGCTCCGGAGACTTGGCCGATGCTCAAAAGAGTATTCCAATTGGAACTATTTGTGCGATCCTCACCACTTCCACCGTCTACCTCTCGTGCGTGCTGTTATTTGCTGGCACTGTCGATAATTTGTTACTCAGAGATAA ATTCGGTCAATCGATTGGCGGGAAATTGGTCGTTGCGAACATGGCGTGGCCAAACCAGTGGGTGATTCTGATCGGCTCATTCCTGTCGACATTGGGCGCGGGACTCCAATCTCTAACCGGTGCGCCGCGACTACTGCAAGCCATCGCCAAAGATGAAATCATTCCTTTTCTAGCTCCATTCGCAGTCTCTTCCAAACGAGGAGAGCCTACCCG GGCCTTACTCCTGACCATGGCAATCTGCCAATGCGGCATCTTACTCGGGAACGTCGACATCTTGGCTCCCCTGTTGTCCATGTTCTTCTTAATGTGCTACGGATTCGTGAACTTGGCTTGTGCTCTTCAAACTCTACTGAAAACCCCGAACTGGCGTCCTCGCTTCAAATACTACCACTG GTCCCTTTCCCTTGCCGGTCTGACACTCTGCATCTCCATCATGTTTATGACGTCCTGGTTCTACGCGCTCATCGCGATTGGCATGGCGGGTCTCATTTACAAGTATATTGAATATCGCGG TGCTGAAAAGGAATGGGGTGATGGTCTCCGGGGTTTGGCTCTGTCGGCTGCACGCTATTCCCTTCTTCGTTTGGAGGAAGGTCCACCACACACCAAGAACTGGCGTCCCCAAGTCCTCGTTTTGGCCAAACTTAATCCCGACCTGATGCCTACCTACCGCAAGATGCTCGCATTTGCCAACCAACTTAAAGCAG GGAAGGGACTGACGGTGTGCGTGTCGGTGCTCGGCGGGGAATTCCCGAAGCGCGCAGGCGAGGCGTCTACGGCTCGACAGAACCTACGGAAATGTATGGACGATGAGAAGGTCAAAGGCTTCGTTGACGTGCTCGTCTCACCGAATGTTCCCGACGGACTGAGCCACTT GGTCCAAACGACGGGTCTGGGCGGTCTGAAGCCGAACACTGTGATAGTGGGGTGGCCGTACGGCTGGCGACGCGCGGAGGAGCCTGAGCCGCGACACCGCGGGTTCCTGCACACCGTCCGTGCGGTGGCCTCGGCTCGCATGGCTCTCCTCGTACCCAAAGGCATCAACTTTTACCCTGACTCTACTGAAAAG GTATCTGGCAATATCGACATCTGGTGGATCGTACACGATGGTGGCATGCTGATGTTACTCCCGTTCCTGCTGAAGCAGCACCGCACCTGGAAGAACTGCAAGATGCGCATCTTCACCGTCGCTCAGATGGAAGACAACTCTATTCAAATGAAGAAAGACCTCAAGATGTTCCTTTACCAACTCCGTATTGAAGCTGAAGTTGAAGTTGTTGAAATG ACTGACAGCGATATATCGGCCTACACATACGAGCGCACCTTGATGATGGAACAACGCAACCAAATGCTCCGCGAACTGCGCCTCAACAAACGGGAGACAATGGGAATG ATGCAAAATTACGTGGACTCGAATGAAAACGCTGAGGAGAAGTTGCCTCTG GTACAGGCCATAGTGGATCACCATCACGCCGACGTGAAGACCGCTAGCAAGGTTCGGTTCGCGGAGCCCAACGCTCCCCCCGCATACAGCGAGGCCCCCTCGCCGCCCCTCGCCGACAACGAAGAGAAGGAACGAGACGATAAG TCGCAGTGTGAAGGCGCCAACTCCCCGCCACCCGAAGACAAACACAACGATGCCACTGCCAACGGAGACGCTGTTAACGCCATGCCCACCATGTCTGACATCACGCC TGACGAAGGCACGGTACGTCGGATGCACACAGCCGTGAAATTGAACGAGGTAATAGTGGCGCGGTCGCACGACTCTCAGCTCGTCATATTGAACTTGCCCGGACCGCCGCGTGACACCAGCGTCGAAAGGGAATCCAACT ACATGGAGTTCTTGGAAGTGCTGACGGAGGGCCTGGAGAAGGTGCTGATGGTGCGCGGCGGAGGACGCGAAGTGATCACCATTTACTCGTGA
- the LOC101738757 gene encoding solute carrier family 12 member 6 isoform X4, with protein MASEKEKMAAAETKSPSNKSNCASPGKKGDPDEHGLPTDKNKGCDTNLYLYHEEIEDRPRAATFLSSLADYANTIPTASAADPDAPKPAPPARMGTLIGVYLPCIQNIFGVILFIRLTWVVGTAGAIQGFLIVLTCCCTTMLTAISMSAIATNGVVPAGGSYFMIGRSLGPECGGAVGMLFYTGTTLAAAMYIVGAVEIVLTYMAPWISIFGDFTKDPEAMYNNFRVYGTGLLLIMGMVVFVGVKFVNKFATVALACVILSITAVYAGIFVNFYGNDSLQMCVLGRRLLKDIHISNCTKDPKGELHAMFCPDKICDPYYEAHNISIVQGIKGLASGVFFDNLQDSFIQEGQYIAYGKEPDDIEQMERPTHNQIYADITTTFTILIGIFFPSVTGIMAGSNRSGDLADAQKSIPIGTICAILTTSTVYLSCVLLFAGTVDNLLLRDKFGQSIGGKLVVANMAWPNQWVILIGSFLSTLGAGLQSLTGAPRLLQAIAKDEIIPFLAPFAVSSKRGEPTRALLLTMAICQCGILLGNVDILAPLLSMFFLMCYGFVNLACALQTLLKTPNWRPRFKYYHWSLSLAGLTLCISIMFMTSWFYALIAIGMAGLIYKYIEYRGAEKEWGDGLRGLALSAARYSLLRLEEGPPHTKNWRPQVLVLAKLNPDLMPTYRKMLAFANQLKAGKGLTVCVSVLGGEFPKRAGEASTARQNLRKCMDDEKVKGFVDVLVSPNVPDGLSHLVQTTGLGGLKPNTVIVGWPYGWRRAEEPEPRHRGFLHTVRAVASARMALLVPKGINFYPDSTEKVSGNIDIWWIVHDGGMLMLLPFLLKQHRTWKNCKMRIFTVAQMEDNSIQMKKDLKMFLYQLRIEAEVEVVEMTDSDISAYTYERTLMMEQRNQMLRELRLNKRETMGMVQAIVDHHHADVKTASKVRFAEPNAPPAYSEAPSPPLADNEEKERDDKSQCEGANSPPPEDKHNDATANGDAVNAMPTMSDITPDEGTVRRMHTAVKLNEVIVARSHDSQLVILNLPGPPRDTSVERESNYMEFLEVLTEGLEKVLMVRGGGREVITIYS; from the exons GAAGAGATCGAGGACCGACCTAGAGCAGCCACGTTCCTCAGCTCGCTAGCGGACTATGCGAATACAATCCCCACGGCATCCGCCGCAGACCCAGATGCCCCCAAGCCAGCCCCACCAGCCCGCATGGGCACGCTCATCGGCGTGTACCTGCCTTGCATCCAGAATATCTTCGGTGTGATCTTATTCATCCGGCTCACCTGGGTTGTCGGCACCGCTGGCGCTATACAAGGATTCCTCATTGTTCTAACCTGCTGCTGTACG ACGATGTTAACCGCAATATCAATGTCTGCCATCGCAACGAACGGCGTGGTGCCGGCGGGGGGATCGTATTTCATGATCGGTCGGTCCCTGGGGCCGGAGTGCGGCGGGGCGGTCGGCATGCTGTTCTACACGGGTACAACCCTAGCGGCCGCTATGTACATCGTTGGAGCTGTCGAAATCGTACTG ACTTACATGGCACCGTGGATATCAATTTTCGGCGATTTCACTAAGGACCCAGAAGCAATGTACAACAATTTCCGCGTCTACGGAACCGGTTTGCTCCTCATTATGGGGATGGTTGTTTTCGTTGGAGTAAAGTTCGTCAACAAATTCGCTACTGTCGCTCTGGCCTGCGTCATCCTCTCCATCACCGCGGTATATGCCGGAATATTCGTCAACTTCTATGGAAACGATAGCTTACA AATGTGTGTACTCGGACGCCGCTTGCTCAAGGATATTCATATTAGCAATTGCACAAAGGACCCAAAAGGCGAACTGCATGCAATGTTCTGTCCCGATAAAATCTGTGACCCCTACTACGAAGCCCACAACATAAGCATTGTGCAAGGAATTAAG GGTCTCGCAAGTGGGGTTTTCTTCGATAACCTCCAGGACTCGTTCATTCAAGAAGGTCAATACATCGCATACGGCAAGGAACCTGACGACATTGAACAGATGGAGAGACCTACCCACAATCAAATTTACGCGGACATCACTACGACTTTCACAATTTTGATAGGCATATTCTTCCCTTCGGTGACCG GCATAATGGCTGGTTCAAATCGCTCCGGAGACTTGGCCGATGCTCAAAAGAGTATTCCAATTGGAACTATTTGTGCGATCCTCACCACTTCCACCGTCTACCTCTCGTGCGTGCTGTTATTTGCTGGCACTGTCGATAATTTGTTACTCAGAGATAA ATTCGGTCAATCGATTGGCGGGAAATTGGTCGTTGCGAACATGGCGTGGCCAAACCAGTGGGTGATTCTGATCGGCTCATTCCTGTCGACATTGGGCGCGGGACTCCAATCTCTAACCGGTGCGCCGCGACTACTGCAAGCCATCGCCAAAGATGAAATCATTCCTTTTCTAGCTCCATTCGCAGTCTCTTCCAAACGAGGAGAGCCTACCCG GGCCTTACTCCTGACCATGGCAATCTGCCAATGCGGCATCTTACTCGGGAACGTCGACATCTTGGCTCCCCTGTTGTCCATGTTCTTCTTAATGTGCTACGGATTCGTGAACTTGGCTTGTGCTCTTCAAACTCTACTGAAAACCCCGAACTGGCGTCCTCGCTTCAAATACTACCACTG GTCCCTTTCCCTTGCCGGTCTGACACTCTGCATCTCCATCATGTTTATGACGTCCTGGTTCTACGCGCTCATCGCGATTGGCATGGCGGGTCTCATTTACAAGTATATTGAATATCGCGG TGCTGAAAAGGAATGGGGTGATGGTCTCCGGGGTTTGGCTCTGTCGGCTGCACGCTATTCCCTTCTTCGTTTGGAGGAAGGTCCACCACACACCAAGAACTGGCGTCCCCAAGTCCTCGTTTTGGCCAAACTTAATCCCGACCTGATGCCTACCTACCGCAAGATGCTCGCATTTGCCAACCAACTTAAAGCAG GGAAGGGACTGACGGTGTGCGTGTCGGTGCTCGGCGGGGAATTCCCGAAGCGCGCAGGCGAGGCGTCTACGGCTCGACAGAACCTACGGAAATGTATGGACGATGAGAAGGTCAAAGGCTTCGTTGACGTGCTCGTCTCACCGAATGTTCCCGACGGACTGAGCCACTT GGTCCAAACGACGGGTCTGGGCGGTCTGAAGCCGAACACTGTGATAGTGGGGTGGCCGTACGGCTGGCGACGCGCGGAGGAGCCTGAGCCGCGACACCGCGGGTTCCTGCACACCGTCCGTGCGGTGGCCTCGGCTCGCATGGCTCTCCTCGTACCCAAAGGCATCAACTTTTACCCTGACTCTACTGAAAAG GTATCTGGCAATATCGACATCTGGTGGATCGTACACGATGGTGGCATGCTGATGTTACTCCCGTTCCTGCTGAAGCAGCACCGCACCTGGAAGAACTGCAAGATGCGCATCTTCACCGTCGCTCAGATGGAAGACAACTCTATTCAAATGAAGAAAGACCTCAAGATGTTCCTTTACCAACTCCGTATTGAAGCTGAAGTTGAAGTTGTTGAAATG ACTGACAGCGATATATCGGCCTACACATACGAGCGCACCTTGATGATGGAACAACGCAACCAAATGCTCCGCGAACTGCGCCTCAACAAACGGGAGACAATGGGAATG GTACAGGCCATAGTGGATCACCATCACGCCGACGTGAAGACCGCTAGCAAGGTTCGGTTCGCGGAGCCCAACGCTCCCCCCGCATACAGCGAGGCCCCCTCGCCGCCCCTCGCCGACAACGAAGAGAAGGAACGAGACGATAAG TCGCAGTGTGAAGGCGCCAACTCCCCGCCACCCGAAGACAAACACAACGATGCCACTGCCAACGGAGACGCTGTTAACGCCATGCCCACCATGTCTGACATCACGCC TGACGAAGGCACGGTACGTCGGATGCACACAGCCGTGAAATTGAACGAGGTAATAGTGGCGCGGTCGCACGACTCTCAGCTCGTCATATTGAACTTGCCCGGACCGCCGCGTGACACCAGCGTCGAAAGGGAATCCAACT ACATGGAGTTCTTGGAAGTGCTGACGGAGGGCCTGGAGAAGGTGCTGATGGTGCGCGGCGGAGGACGCGAAGTGATCACCATTTACTCGTGA